Proteins from a genomic interval of Chanos chanos chromosome 3, fChaCha1.1, whole genome shotgun sequence:
- the homer1 gene encoding homer protein homolog 1, with translation MGEQPIFSTRAHVFQIDPNTKKNWVPTSKHAVTVSYFYDSTRNVYRIISLDGAKAIINSTITPNMTFTKTSQKFGQWADSRANTVYGLGFSSESHLVKFAEKFAEFKEAARVAKEKSQEKMELTSTPSQAMTSATTKESATGDLQSPLTSESINGTDDERVTANTTQNSESRGEANAVPFPHSSNINKHWEAELAALKGNNAKLTAALLESTANVKQWKQQLAAYQEEAERLHKRVTELECVSGQATGIKTQKTELNQTIEELEAALKAKEEELERLKEEVQKANQLQTQKDTDSQKLQETETRNQELEAQVVELEQRLESSQIEQENFRKSLRSLLELLDGKIFELTELRDSLAKLIEGS, from the exons GGAGCAGCCGATCTTCAGCACCCGTGCCCATGTCTTCCAGATTGATCCAAACACCAAAAAGAACTGGGTTCCCACCAGTAAACACGCAGTCACCGTGTCCTACTTCTACGACAGCACCCGAAATGTCTACAGAATCATCAGTCTGGACGGAGCCAAG GCTATCATCAACAGCACCATCACTCCAAACATGACCTTCACTAAGACCTCACAGAAATTTGGCCAGTGGGCAGACAGTCGGGCAAACACCGTCTACGGTCTTGGGTTCTCCTCCGAGAGTCACCTGGTCAAA TTTGCAGAGAAGTTTGCAGAATTCAAGGAGGCAGCACGAGTAGCTAAAGAAAAATCTCAGGAGAAGATGGAATTAACTAGCACTCCTTCTCAG GCAATGACCAGCGCTACAACAAAG GAATCAGCCACAGGTGACCTTcagtcacctttgacctctgagaGCATAAATGGAACAGATGACGAACGGGTGACAGCTAATACTACCCAGAACTCAGAGTCCCGGGGAGAGGCCAACGCAGTCCCCTTCCCACACAG TTCTAACATTAACAAGCACTGGGAAGCAGAGCTCGCAGCCCTGAAAGGAAACAATGCCAAACTGACAGCAGCGCTCCTCGAATCAACAGCCAACGTAAAACAATGGAAGCAGCAGCTTGCGGCGTACCAGGAGGAAGCAGAGAGATTACATAAACGG GTGACAGAGCTGGAGTGTGTGAGCGGGCAGGCCACAGGCATTAAGACCCAGAAGACAGAACTCAACCAGACCATAGAGGAGTTAGAAGCAGCACTCAAGGCCAAGGAAGAG GAACTGGAACGTTTAAAAGAAGAAGTGCAAAAAGCCAACCAGCTACAGACTCAGAAGGATACAGATTCCCAGAAATTACAG GAAACAGAGACGCGGAATCAGGAGTTGGAGGCTCAGGTGGTGGAGCTTGAGCAGCGTCTGGAGAGCAGTCAGATAGAACAGGAAAACTTCCGGAAAAGCCTTCGCTCGCTGCTGGAACTCCTGGATGGAAAAATCTTTGAGTTGACAGAATTACGTGACAGCCTGGCTAAGCTCATCGAGGGGAGCTAG